A region of Massilia sp. KIM DNA encodes the following proteins:
- a CDS encoding di-heme oxidoredictase family protein, which yields MTPTMTRRGPGPISRTRLARQGLQAAPLALALLLAACGGNGGDADTPASATASTMSRSAGRVAAEAPLTPVKASASNSERGDLGPQAAIDGDPNTRWSSGFTDNEHLQLDFGASVVINRVAIDWENARATEYVLEVSNDERSWTVIKHVTDSQGGSENLTGLNGEGRYLRMRGIKRNTGYGYSIFEIKAYTGGAVSEPPLPEEPQPPVDTTKPGVAIKPVATSGSPVEGNNTTAAAIDGNMATRWGSAHENGAYIVFDFGAKAQIGYMKLAWENAYGREYKLRSSDDGKTWTDVRHVTDGKGGTEEFFNLGINARYVQLQGYQRATAYGYSLYEVEFKTPGSDNTLPVVNTTPVPYPANGGAMTPLPGSTDPVESLQFTLPDGTLVTRFGARGLARHGRERGEEWNEVGYGPNETIDANGNPVDKGPGNYLSFVPQYFKNRTWGVEIIDNSRVAGVTKPTLIVNQYTQTDFLSGGIAFFRAFDRPGDTGYGWMAPGELVDNGIKVCKPVPYPANGRLTTVNGINNGCTLQIKDYPGHRALGPDGFPNGLSIPARPLVAGDVIEVSPSMFTTKEALAAKGDFGGERYYSYEWVYVVGQGLRPWYGVQPRLNSVPLPESTLSGGLGSVSYNYTDEGKFMFQQPHTNIGMQNMQRFVEGRRLLHTNFTTGRHSEVGNDRYDPAVGLQGQRFSQSVCIACHVNNGRSPAPLAGQRLDTMGVRTAVLDADGKQLPHPKYGISVQMNAYGANATPQNWGTNVRVSGVESRTVTLGDGTPVKLSKPVVSFEGGAPQIYSLRAAQPMLGVGLLEAVPEADILARVRSTPDEDGVKGVANFVFDPESGAVRMGRFGWKAAKASLRHQSAEALLLDMAVTSPVYPNRACAADPASCKSQPAQRGVSDAELKSISEYLALVAVPAQRSLPSGFPKFVSPLPEHNVDPAKVAAGSKLFQGLRCVACHTAEMKTGSTHLFAELRNQTIRPYTDLLLHDMGEGLADDYVEGQAKGNMWKTAPLWGIGYTEMVMANKGKVGYLHDGRAANLTEAIMWHGGEAEKSKQRFANLSKADREALLAFLKSL from the coding sequence ATGACACCAACCATGACCCGGCGTGGCCCGGGTCCCATTTCACGCACGCGCCTGGCCCGACAGGGCCTGCAGGCCGCGCCGCTCGCGCTGGCCCTGCTGCTGGCGGCCTGCGGCGGCAACGGCGGCGACGCCGATACCCCGGCCAGCGCCACCGCGTCGACCATGTCGCGCTCGGCGGGGCGGGTGGCGGCGGAAGCGCCGCTGACCCCGGTCAAGGCCAGCGCCAGCAACTCGGAGCGCGGCGACCTGGGTCCCCAGGCCGCCATCGACGGCGACCCGAACACCCGCTGGAGCAGCGGCTTCACCGACAACGAGCACCTGCAGCTCGATTTCGGCGCTTCCGTGGTAATCAACCGCGTCGCCATCGACTGGGAAAACGCGCGCGCCACCGAATACGTGCTCGAAGTGTCGAACGACGAGCGCAGCTGGACCGTCATCAAGCACGTCACCGACAGCCAGGGCGGCAGCGAGAACCTGACCGGCCTGAACGGCGAGGGACGCTACCTGCGCATGCGCGGGATCAAACGCAACACCGGCTACGGCTATTCGATCTTCGAGATCAAGGCCTACACCGGCGGCGCCGTGAGCGAACCGCCGCTGCCGGAGGAACCCCAGCCGCCGGTCGACACCACCAAGCCGGGCGTCGCGATCAAGCCGGTCGCCACCAGCGGCTCGCCGGTCGAGGGCAACAACACGACCGCCGCCGCGATCGACGGCAACATGGCCACCCGCTGGGGCAGCGCCCACGAGAACGGCGCCTACATCGTGTTCGACTTCGGCGCCAAGGCGCAGATCGGCTACATGAAGCTGGCCTGGGAAAACGCCTACGGCCGCGAATACAAGCTGCGCTCTTCGGACGACGGCAAGACCTGGACCGACGTGCGCCACGTCACCGACGGCAAGGGCGGCACCGAGGAATTCTTCAACCTCGGCATCAACGCCCGCTACGTCCAGCTGCAGGGCTACCAGCGCGCCACCGCCTACGGCTACTCGCTGTACGAGGTCGAGTTCAAGACCCCGGGCAGCGACAACACCCTGCCGGTGGTGAACACCACCCCGGTGCCCTACCCCGCCAACGGCGGCGCCATGACGCCCCTGCCCGGCAGCACCGATCCGGTCGAGTCGCTGCAGTTCACCCTGCCGGACGGCACCCTGGTCACCCGCTTCGGCGCGCGCGGCCTGGCGCGTCACGGCCGCGAGCGCGGCGAAGAGTGGAACGAAGTCGGCTACGGCCCTAACGAGACCATCGACGCCAACGGCAATCCGGTCGACAAGGGCCCGGGCAACTACCTCAGCTTCGTGCCGCAATACTTCAAGAACCGCACCTGGGGCGTCGAGATCATCGACAACAGCCGCGTGGCCGGCGTGACCAAGCCGACCCTGATCGTCAACCAGTACACCCAGACCGACTTCCTGTCGGGCGGCATCGCCTTCTTCCGCGCCTTCGACCGTCCGGGCGACACCGGCTACGGCTGGATGGCGCCGGGCGAACTGGTCGACAACGGCATCAAGGTCTGCAAACCGGTGCCCTACCCGGCCAATGGCCGCCTGACCACCGTCAACGGCATCAACAACGGCTGCACCCTGCAGATCAAGGACTACCCCGGCCACCGCGCCCTGGGTCCGGACGGTTTTCCGAACGGCCTGAGCATCCCGGCGCGTCCGCTGGTGGCGGGCGACGTGATCGAAGTCTCGCCCTCGATGTTCACCACCAAGGAAGCGCTGGCGGCCAAGGGCGACTTCGGCGGCGAGCGCTACTACTCCTACGAGTGGGTCTACGTGGTCGGCCAGGGCCTGCGTCCCTGGTACGGCGTGCAGCCGCGCCTGAACTCGGTGCCCCTGCCCGAGTCGACCCTGTCGGGCGGCCTCGGTTCGGTGTCCTATAACTACACCGACGAAGGCAAGTTCATGTTCCAGCAGCCGCATACCAACATCGGCATGCAGAACATGCAGCGCTTCGTCGAAGGACGCCGCCTGCTGCACACCAACTTCACCACCGGCCGCCACAGCGAAGTCGGCAACGACCGCTACGACCCGGCCGTCGGCCTGCAGGGCCAGCGCTTCAGCCAGTCGGTCTGCATCGCCTGCCACGTCAACAACGGCCGCAGCCCGGCGCCGCTGGCCGGCCAGCGCCTCGACACCATGGGCGTGCGCACCGCGGTGCTGGATGCCGACGGCAAGCAGCTGCCGCATCCGAAGTACGGCATCTCGGTCCAGATGAACGCCTACGGCGCCAACGCCACCCCGCAGAACTGGGGCACCAACGTGCGCGTCTCCGGCGTCGAGTCGCGCACCGTCACCCTCGGAGACGGCACCCCGGTCAAGCTCTCCAAGCCGGTCGTGTCCTTCGAAGGCGGCGCGCCGCAGATCTACTCGCTGCGCGCGGCCCAGCCGATGCTGGGCGTGGGCCTGCTGGAAGCCGTACCGGAAGCCGACATCCTGGCGCGCGTGCGTTCGACGCCGGACGAGGATGGCGTCAAGGGCGTGGCCAACTTCGTGTTCGATCCGGAGAGCGGCGCGGTGCGCATGGGCCGCTTCGGCTGGAAGGCGGCCAAGGCCTCGCTGCGCCACCAGAGCGCCGAAGCGCTGCTGCTGGACATGGCGGTGACCTCGCCGGTGTACCCGAACCGCGCCTGCGCCGCCGATCCGGCCAGCTGCAAGTCGCAGCCGGCGCAGCGCGGCGTCTCGGATGCTGAACTGAAGTCGATCTCGGAGTACCTGGCCCTGGTCGCGGTCCCGGCCCAGCGCAGCCTGCCGAGCGGCTTCCCGAAATTCGTCTCCCCGCTGCCCGAGCATAACGTCGATCCGGCCAAGGTCGCGGCGGGCTCGAAGCTGTTCCAGGGCCTGCGCTGCGTGGCCTGCCACACGGCCGAGATGAAGACCGGTTCGACCCACCTGTTCGCCGAACTGCGCAACCAGACCATCCGTCCCTACACCGACCTGCTGCTGCACGACATGGGCGAAGGGCTGGCGGACGACTACGTCGAAGGCCAGGCCAAGGGCAATATGTGGAAGACCGCGCCGCTGTGGGGCATCGGCTACACCGAGATGGTCATGGCCAACAAGGGCAAGGTCGGCTACCTGCACGACGGCCGCGCGGCCAACCTGACCGAAGCCATCATGTGGCACGGCGGCGAAGCCGAGAAGTCCAAGCAGCGCTTCGCCAACCTGTCCAAGGCGGACCGGGAAGCCCTGCTGGCCTTCCTCAAGTCGCTGTAA